A window from Chloroflexota bacterium encodes these proteins:
- a CDS encoding acyl carrier protein, producing the protein MAATAERMKQLVASNLEVDGKPLGPDFDLGASLADAGVSSMDIVAFAKVVAQEFSVEITRENCPTLNSLQELVDAIDAREG; encoded by the coding sequence ATGGCAGCGACTGCAGAGCGCATGAAGCAGCTTGTTGCGTCGAACCTAGAGGTGGATGGCAAGCCGTTGGGACCTGACTTCGACCTCGGCGCCAGTCTCGCCGATGCCGGTGTTTCATCCATGGACATCGTTGCGTTTGCGAAGGTAGTCGCCCAGGAATTCAGTGTAGAGATCACGCGCGAGAATTGCCCAACGCTTAACAGCCTTCAAGAGCTGGTTGACGCCATTGATGCCCGCGAGGGGTAG
- a CDS encoding phytanoyl-CoA dioxygenase family protein, with protein sequence MMAEVKSMVTEEELAFYADNGYLLIKGLVSAEGIAELKERLEEYMYDRLPIPEGVKIQVEPRVERGEVPWPERRGDAFRKIDRLVVHDDRFRGLGTMPEVVKRMQALIGSENLKLFRDSVLMKPAQVGSAKGMHQDSPYWPIEPMELSSCWMPFEPATPENGCITAVPGSHKRGPVPHERVPDDYIINESNYDPADVIAVPMEAGDGLFFHSLLLHGTAPNLTTQSRRAITMSYMAAEFQYTGDAPKPDYLRICGQDVPGGV encoded by the coding sequence ATGATGGCAGAGGTGAAGTCGATGGTGACTGAAGAGGAGCTAGCATTTTACGCGGACAACGGCTATCTCCTGATCAAGGGTCTGGTATCGGCTGAGGGCATAGCAGAACTGAAAGAGCGGCTCGAAGAGTACATGTATGATCGCCTGCCCATACCGGAAGGGGTCAAGATCCAGGTTGAGCCCCGTGTGGAACGCGGCGAGGTGCCGTGGCCGGAGCGACGCGGCGATGCATTTCGCAAGATCGACCGGCTCGTCGTTCACGACGACCGCTTTCGCGGGCTAGGCACAATGCCGGAGGTCGTGAAGCGCATGCAGGCTCTCATCGGCAGCGAGAATCTGAAGCTCTTTCGTGACTCAGTGCTAATGAAACCGGCGCAGGTTGGCTCGGCCAAGGGAATGCATCAAGATTCTCCCTACTGGCCGATTGAGCCGATGGAATTGAGCTCATGCTGGATGCCCTTTGAGCCTGCTACCCCGGAGAACGGCTGCATTACCGCCGTTCCCGGCAGCCACAAGCGCGGTCCTGTACCTCATGAGCGGGTGCCGGATGACTATATCATCAACGAATCTAACTATGATCCGGCTGACGTGATAGCTGTCCCCATGGAAGCGGGCGATGGGCTCTTCTTCCATAGCCTCCTGCTCCACGGGACGGCGCCAAATCTCACGACGCAGTCGCGGCGGGCGATTACGATGAGCTACATGGCCGCGGAGTTCCAGTACACAGGTGACGCGCCTAAGCCGGACTACCTGCGCATCTGCGGTCAGGACGTCCCAGGAGGCGTGTAA
- a CDS encoding 4'-phosphopantetheinyl transferase superfamily protein produces the protein MPAIDLRWWTHFKTIGAVRVAHVNVRPQPEAEAAAYRWLDEGERGRLRRFAFDGPRRRFALCRSALRAILCEQLGCENEDLFFASSPFGKPIARERGAPATVSFNVSHSGDHGLVAYAPTGRLGVDVEERDGRRNLDVLIDTVFTCDERAAIRSRQGPGRVHLFYRLWTLKEALMKAQGEGIHLNAASIRLPVSMLRGTQQGSMELSRLPGVSWHVQDLGSEEFAAAVAFEID, from the coding sequence ATGCCTGCCATAGACTTGCGCTGGTGGACCCATTTCAAGACAATTGGCGCCGTCCGCGTTGCCCATGTTAACGTGCGACCTCAACCGGAGGCAGAAGCGGCTGCGTATAGATGGCTAGACGAAGGGGAACGAGGTCGGTTGCGGCGCTTCGCTTTTGACGGCCCACGACGCAGGTTTGCCCTATGTCGTTCCGCCCTGCGGGCCATCCTCTGTGAACAGTTGGGGTGTGAGAACGAAGACCTCTTCTTTGCCAGCTCTCCATTTGGTAAACCAATCGCCCGAGAGAGAGGCGCGCCGGCCACCGTCAGCTTCAACGTCAGCCACAGCGGCGATCACGGATTGGTCGCCTACGCACCAACAGGACGGCTGGGCGTGGACGTTGAAGAACGCGATGGGCGCCGCAACCTTGACGTGCTTATAGACACCGTGTTTACGTGCGACGAAAGAGCGGCAATACGGTCGCGGCAGGGACCTGGGCGCGTCCACCTCTTCTACAGGCTCTGGACGTTGAAGGAAGCCCTAATGAAGGCCCAGGGCGAGGGCATCCATCTGAACGCTGCCAGCATCCGGCTTCCTGTGTCCATGCTGCGGGGTACTCAGCAGGGCTCAATGGAATTGTCCCGGTTGCCTGGTGTTTCATGGCACGTTCAAGACCTTGGAAGCGAAGAGTTCGCGGCTGCCGTTGCCTTTGAGATAGACTGA
- a CDS encoding alpha/beta hydrolase, producing the protein MANSKTVWEVPEPHTTLDVRVDSDTTIRLRRHGNSNGPRLVLSHGNGLAIDLYYPFWSHLTSEFDVIVHDLRNHGWNAVTSAREHTIATFASDHDILLDAIEINFGKKPISGVYHSVSALTTLVSPTKGSRHASLILFDPPLCKPGASFEEFDTAATRAASMARRRTFHFNSREDFVELLGFSPIFQHTVPGTIELVAQATLRDSEGGTGFELCCPPEYEAQIVDYASPYAVLVDFRKFHCPIKVIGADPTLPYSYLPTLDLSDILSVDYDFLPDATHFLSLEKPEECADIVRKFIAENASD; encoded by the coding sequence ATGGCGAATTCAAAGACGGTATGGGAGGTACCCGAGCCCCACACCACGTTGGACGTGCGGGTAGATAGCGATACAACAATTAGGTTGCGGCGCCACGGTAATTCCAACGGGCCGCGGCTGGTCTTAAGCCATGGCAACGGCCTTGCGATTGACCTCTATTATCCCTTTTGGTCGCACTTGACAAGCGAATTCGACGTGATTGTCCACGATCTGAGGAACCATGGCTGGAATGCAGTGACTTCGGCGAGGGAGCACACTATTGCTACCTTTGCGTCTGACCATGACATTTTGCTTGATGCCATTGAGATAAACTTTGGCAAGAAGCCCATCAGCGGCGTCTACCACTCCGTCTCCGCGCTGACTACTCTGGTCTCTCCCACCAAGGGCAGCCGCCACGCATCGCTCATTCTCTTCGATCCCCCGCTATGCAAGCCTGGCGCCAGCTTTGAGGAATTCGATACCGCAGCCACACGTGCAGCCAGCATGGCACGCCGCCGCACCTTCCACTTCAACTCCAGGGAGGACTTTGTGGAATTGCTTGGCTTCTCACCGATTTTTCAGCATACGGTGCCCGGAACTATCGAACTCGTGGCACAAGCGACGCTGCGGGATAGTGAGGGTGGAACGGGTTTCGAGCTATGCTGCCCTCCCGAATACGAAGCGCAGATAGTCGACTATGCCAGCCCCTATGCCGTTCTCGTGGACTTTCGAAAGTTTCACTGTCCCATTAAGGTCATTGGAGCTGACCCCACCTTGCCATATTCCTATCTGCCAACCCTGGATCTCAGTGACATCCTGAGCGTGGACTATGACTTCTTGCCCGATGCGACACACTTCCTCTCACTGGAAAAACCGGAGGAGTGCGCGGACATCGTGCGGAAATTCATTGCTGAGAATGCGTCTGACTAA